The window TCGAAGGGGGTTGGCCCGGAGCCAACCCCACCGACCAAAAATTCTTCGACGAAATCAAGTCGCACAAATTCGAAAACGCGAAGTTAACAGCATTTGGCTCTACTCACCTTGCTAAGACAACTCCAGAGACTGATCCGATCCTAGCGGGCCTGTTGGCAGCAGAGACCTCAGTCATCACCATTTTTGGCAAGACATGGGATCTTCACGCGACTACAGCCCTCGGCGTTCCGCTTGAACGCAATCTTGAACTGATCAATAACAGCATCAGCTATCTGAACGAACGAGTCGATGAAGTCATCTTTGATGCCGAACACTTCTTCGATGGCTACAAAAACAACCCTGAATACGCCCTTCAGGTCCTAAAGACTGCCCATGAAGCTGGCGCAGCACGACTTACTCTATGCGACACTAACGGCGGAATGTTACCTCATCAGGTTTCTGAATACGTCCAGGCTGTCATTGATGCTTTACCCGAGGCAGAATTCGCTATTCATACCCACAACGACTCAGAACTGGCTGTAGCCAATGCTATTGAAGCCGTCCGCCTTGGCGCTTCCCAGGTGCAAGGCACTATCAATGGTTACGGAGAACGATGCGGGAACGCTAACCTTTGCTCTGTCATTCCCAATCTTGAATTGAAGATGGGCATAGAGACAATCGGTAAAGACAACATGAAGCGCCTGCTGACAACTTCACACTTCGTTAGTGAAACTGCAAACTTACGTCCATTCCTGCGTCAACCATTTATTGGTGCGTCTGCATTTGCTCACAAAGGTGGCGTCCATGTGTCCGCTATTCTTAAGGACTCTAAAACCTACGAGCACATTGAACCCGCTTCTGTGGGGAATGAACAACGCGTACTCCTTTCGGATCAGGCGGGTAAATCTAATATCCTGTTTAAGGCAAAGGAACTAGGTTACGAACTAGGCAAGAACGATCCTACTGTGGACCGCCTGCTGAAGGAGCTCAAGCAGCGTGAAAGCATGGGCTATGAGTACTCTGTAGCCGACGCCTCTTTTGAATTAGTTTTACAGGAAGCCTTAGGCAAACCACTCAATTACTTCCGGTTCCAAAACTTTTTCGTGGTTGATGCCAAACGAGAAGAAGATGCAGAACCTTTCACCGAGGCAACAGTCATCGTAGATGTGAAAGGTCAGGTAGAACATACCGCTGCTACGGGTATGGGCCCGGTCAACGCCCTTGACCGCGCCTTGCGTAAAGGTCTGGAACGATTCTACCCAGAACTTAGCCAAGTTCGTCTACTCGACTTTAAGGTTCGTGTCCTATCGGGGGCCGTACGCGACACAGGTGGAACTGCCTCCTTTGTCCGCGTACTCATTGAAAGTGGAGATAAGCACGAACGCTGGACAACCATGGGCGTATCTCACAACATTATCGAAGCGAGTTGGCAAGCTGTTGTAGATGCCATTAACTATAAACTCTTTCGCGACGATGTTCGTCGCACACAAGGCGTAGTATAATCATTCCCATACATGTAGTAATAAGGTCGGCCAGCTCTTGCTGTCCGGCCTTATTTTTTTGAATCCAAAATATTTTATTTACTAAACTCTCTTCGATTAAGCATAACCGTACGAAAATGGGCCGCCTAGAGAACTCCAGACGGCCCAAGTGCTTAACAACTAAAAAGTATGTTATATCATACCTGCAACTTTCTTAGTCAGACGCATGAGCTGATGAGTGAAGCCAGCCTCATTATCGTACCAAATGATAAGCTTGAGCTGAGTGCCACCCATGACGCGTGTCAAAGAACTATCCACTACGCCACCAAAGGTAGAGCCCATAAAGTCCACAGACACAAGCGGTTCATCGGTGTAGCCCATGGAATCATTTGCAGCAGCCTTCAACGCAGCATTCACATCCTCAGCAGTTACTTTCTTGTCCAGTTCGCAAACCAGATCCACCAAAGAAACATTAGGAGTCGGTACGCGAACGGCCATACCATCCAGAACACCGTTAAGCTCCGGAATAACTAAACCAACGGCCTTAGCTGCACCGGTGGTAGTAGGCACCATATTCACAGCACAGGCTCGGGCACGACGCATATCTTTGTGGGAACCGTCAAGAATACGCTGGCTCATGGTGTAGGAGTGAATCGTAGTCATGATACCGTGCTTGATGCCATACTTATCGTTGACAACTTTGGCGACCGGAGCCAAGCAGTTAGTGGTGCAGGATGCATTAGAAATAATATTGTGTTCGGCCTTAAGATCGGCATCATTTACACCAACCACCACGGTAACATCGGCATCTTTACCAGGCGCGCTGATCAGCACTTTTTTTGCACCACATGCCAAGTGCTTTTCGCAACTTTCGCGATCGGTAAATTTACCAGTAGACTCGATAACAAGATCACAGCCAAGCTCCCCCCAAGTCCACTCTCCAGGAGCATTGCGAGTCACTTTAACCGCCTTGCCATTCATTACAAAGCCATCGTCTGTAGCCTGCACATCCAAAAAACGCCCGTGAACAGAATCGTACTTCAATAGATGAGCAAGATCTTCATTGGAAGCACGTGCGTTAACTGCAACTAATTCCAGATCCTTCTCTTCTGCCACGAGGCGTGCGAAATACCTGCCGATACGTCCAAAGCCATTCAAACCAATTTTCGTAGCCATTTCAGCTCCCTCCTCAAATTGTGGTGCTGTTTAGAGTCCCAGTATGATAGAATACGAATGACAATACGCTTTCAATTATTTTCCCGCAAGCCGCTCACAACAATTCTTTATCCAGAAATGACATAGTCACCCGATCAGTAAAATCGAAATGCAACGGCGTAAGGGTAATATGCTTTTCAGTTAGCAGCGCCCTATCCCTATCCGAACTAATATTCTCTGGGGGGATGGTACCAGTTAGCCAATAATAATTATGTCCCCTCGGATCTTGTCGAGTATCGTAGGAATCTTCATATGAAGCACGTGTATGGGGACACAGTACTAATCCCTTTGCCTTCTCTACGGAGCAATTCGGGAAATTCAGATTTAGTACGCATTTGGAAGCCAAAGATTTCCAAGGAATTTTAGATATTAAATCAGCGCAGTATTTAGCCTGTCCACTTAAATCATCAGGGTTAAAATTATCATAGGAAACGGCCATTGAAGGTATTTCCATGAGCGCCCCTTCGGTTGCGGCAGAAACAGTACCGGAGTATAGAATATCCACACCGACGTTAGCTCCAGCATTGATACCGGAAAGCACTAAATCGGGCTTTTGGTCTAACAGTGTGGATAATCCCAACTTCACGCAATCCACAGGCGTTCCATAGACCCCTTGCCCATTAAAGCCGTTCTCACGGAACCACTTTACTTTAATAGGCATTGATAGAGTCACGGCGTGCCCTACTGCGGATTGCTCGGTGACCGGTGCTACAACATGAACGACATGCCCGGCATCTAGAAGGGCAAAGTACAAGGCCCGCAAGCCGACAGCCTGAATACCGTCATCATTGGCGAGGAGTATGTTCATGGGATATTTCCTTGATTTGACAATCCAAGTGAAATCAGGTTCATAACCTGAAAGCGGAAATTGATGTCCTCTTAAACCGCCTGAAGGCATCATGCCAATATGGGCGAGGTACCTTAACATAAGCGAGATAGCAAGATTCGTGACCAAAAAGTCGCAATATATTCATGACCTGACTCCAGGAATGGGGCTCAATGACTTATTTCTGATCAGCAATGCCAATATGGCCAATGCTAAAAATGGCCCATATTGGAACCTGACCTTTCAGGACGCAACAGGCAAGATCGATGGTAAGATTTGGAGCCCTAAGAGTCAGGAGTATCCTGCCCTAGAGGCGGGACAAATGGTTCATGTTCAGGGATTTGTCGATAGCTATAGAGACAAGAATCAACTTCGTGTCGATCACATGACGATCATTGATTCATCGATGGAGCCAATCAACTACTCAGACTTCTTACCAACTTCTTGTGTCCCCCCTGAGGAACTCATGGAGGCGATCGAAGATTTGATCACTGAACACATGAAGTATGCACCTTGGAAATCCTTTTGTCGCAAGGTGTTGAACGATAGGGATATCCGCCAACGCATGATCATGGCACCAGGAGCTAAGACAGTACATCATGCTTATATTGGTGGCCTGCTTGAGCACACTCTACAAGTATCTCGAGCTTGTATGGCGTTATGCGACATATACCCCAATCTGGATAGACAAACCCTTCTTGCCGGCGCCATTTTCCACGACCTTGGCAAAGCATGGGAACTTTCAAGTGGTATTATTAATGACTATACAGATGAAGGACGTCTGCTCGGCCATATTCAGATAGGCCAAGACAAACTGGAACCATTTCTTAAACGGAGCAAGACGCTGGACGAAGGACTCAAACTTCATCTCAAACACCTTATAACCAGCCATCATGGTGAGCACGAATTCGGCTCCCCTGTTCGTCCTAAAACTCCAGAGGCATTCATCCTTCACTTTGCGGATAACATGGACGCCAAACTCAACATTATCGACCAAGCATACTCAGATATGGAAAAAACCGGCCAGGAATGGTCACCGTTCATGCGTTTTCTAGACCGCAATGTGTACCGCCCCCCTGCAACTCCAGACATCACTAAGAAAAAAACCGAGAAACCGGAGAACCAATGTTTATTACCTTTGAAGGCATAGAAGGTACGGGCAAAACGACTCAGATCACCAAAGTTAAAAATTACTTTGAATCCATTGGGCGTGAGGTTTTCCTAACCTTAGAACCTGGCGGCAGTCGCATCGGTAAAGAGCTGCGAAGGATGCTTCTCCATGTGGACAACAAAGACATTGCTCCTAGCACAGAGCTATTCCTCTACCTTGCTGATCGAGCTCAACACATTGCCCAAGTCATTCGTCCCGAATTAGAAGCAGGCAAAGTTGTATTATGTGACCGTTTTGCTGATTCAACCGTTGTCTACCAAGGATATGGTCGTGGTTTGGACACCAAGACACTACAGCAACTCAATGAAGTTGCAGTGGACGGACTGTGGCCTAACCTAACAATATTGCTGGACATAGACCCAGAACTAGGCCTCAAAAGAGCCACTCTCCGCAACATTGAGGAAGGGAAGGCTAAAGAAGAAGGCAGATTCGAAGCTGAGCACATTTCCTTCCATCGTCGTATACGTGATGGCTACCTCACCTGGGCCGCTCTAAACAAAGATCGAATCAAAATAGCTAACGCCGATGCAACCCCAGATGAAGTTTTCGAGCGCATCAAGTCGATCATTGATGCCAAACTCGCTGATTCCTGACTTTTTTTCACCAGTATAAAACAGAATAGTACCTGAACATTTCCACCAAATCTGGTATGGTGTTCACCATGACGGCTTCAATCGTCATACAACCCATTGAAACCATACAAGATTAATGCCCGACAGCAAGACAGCAAAGCCGAACTCAGCTCTTCCCGTTAGAAAGTCGACCATAATCGACATTTTCAAGTTTGGAGCAATTATGGCGGGGCTTCTGTGGTTTATCAGCCTCGGGACCGAAAAACTGGGTTATAATTGGCAGTGGTATCGTATTCCACAATACCTCTGGCAATTCACGGATGAAGGATTCGTCTGGGGGCCACTGATGCAAGGACTCGGCGTTACTCTTCAAATTGCATCCATATCCATGATCTTGATGCTGGCAATTGGTTTAGCCACAGCCTTACTACGGATGTCTGATTCCTGGGTAGGACACAGTGTGGCACGGTTGTATATGGAATTAATCCGCAACTCTCCGTTGCTTATCCAGATTTTTTTCATTTATTTCGTTGTTGCTCCCATATTAGACATGTCGGCATTTTGGGCCGCGATCATAGCTCTCAGTCTATTCGAAGGGGCGTATGCCTCCGAAATATTTCGTGCAGGCATTACTTCCATTGAGAAAGGCCAATGGGAAGCAGCTAAAAGCTTGGGAATGGGACCCTATTCTATGTACAAACACATCATTCTGCCCCAAGCAGTCCAGCGCGTTTTGCCGCCACTTACTAGTCAGGCAATCTCTCTAATAAAGGACTCCGCACTAGTCTCCACTGTTGCTATACTTGATCTGACTCAACAGGGCAGAATGATTGATGCAGAAACTTTTTTGACGTTTGAAATTTGGTTTACCGTTGCCGCGATCTATCTGGTAGTTACCCTGGCCCTGTCCAGTGTGGTGCAAATACTGGAGAAACGAAGCAATAACTATGTCCACTAACCGTTAAACCAACTGGAGCAGCCATGACCATTTGGAGAGCGATCAGAACTGGTAAAGGAATCATGATTGCCATCTTGGGCGTGTCGCACGTCACCTTTGCCCAAGCGTCATGCACTACGTAACCTTGGCTTTTGCCGTAAAGAAGAGAGGATCCTTATGAAAACACTTCGCACAGCTGCCTTACTCGTATTTTTTTGCCTA of the Pseudodesulfovibrio sp. zrk46 genome contains:
- the cimA gene encoding citramalate synthase; protein product: MRKVTIYDTTLRDGAQAEELNLTTQDKVRIAHKLDELGIHYIEGGWPGANPTDQKFFDEIKSHKFENAKLTAFGSTHLAKTTPETDPILAGLLAAETSVITIFGKTWDLHATTALGVPLERNLELINNSISYLNERVDEVIFDAEHFFDGYKNNPEYALQVLKTAHEAGAARLTLCDTNGGMLPHQVSEYVQAVIDALPEAEFAIHTHNDSELAVANAIEAVRLGASQVQGTINGYGERCGNANLCSVIPNLELKMGIETIGKDNMKRLLTTSHFVSETANLRPFLRQPFIGASAFAHKGGVHVSAILKDSKTYEHIEPASVGNEQRVLLSDQAGKSNILFKAKELGYELGKNDPTVDRLLKELKQRESMGYEYSVADASFELVLQEALGKPLNYFRFQNFFVVDAKREEDAEPFTEATVIVDVKGQVEHTAATGMGPVNALDRALRKGLERFYPELSQVRLLDFKVRVLSGAVRDTGGTASFVRVLIESGDKHERWTTMGVSHNIIEASWQAVVDAINYKLFRDDVRRTQGVV
- the gap gene encoding type I glyceraldehyde-3-phosphate dehydrogenase, whose translation is MATKIGLNGFGRIGRYFARLVAEEKDLELVAVNARASNEDLAHLLKYDSVHGRFLDVQATDDGFVMNGKAVKVTRNAPGEWTWGELGCDLVIESTGKFTDRESCEKHLACGAKKVLISAPGKDADVTVVVGVNDADLKAEHNIISNASCTTNCLAPVAKVVNDKYGIKHGIMTTIHSYTMSQRILDGSHKDMRRARACAVNMVPTTTGAAKAVGLVIPELNGVLDGMAVRVPTPNVSLVDLVCELDKKVTAEDVNAALKAAANDSMGYTDEPLVSVDFMGSTFGGVVDSSLTRVMGGTQLKLIIWYDNEAGFTHQLMRLTKKVAGMI
- the surE gene encoding 5'/3'-nucleotidase SurE; protein product: MNILLANDDGIQAVGLRALYFALLDAGHVVHVVAPVTEQSAVGHAVTLSMPIKVKWFRENGFNGQGVYGTPVDCVKLGLSTLLDQKPDLVLSGINAGANVGVDILYSGTVSAATEGALMEIPSMAVSYDNFNPDDLSGQAKYCADLISKIPWKSLASKCVLNLNFPNCSVEKAKGLVLCPHTRASYEDSYDTRQDPRGHNYYWLTGTIPPENISSDRDRALLTEKHITLTPLHFDFTDRVTMSFLDKELL
- a CDS encoding HD domain-containing protein; protein product: MTKKSQYIHDLTPGMGLNDLFLISNANMANAKNGPYWNLTFQDATGKIDGKIWSPKSQEYPALEAGQMVHVQGFVDSYRDKNQLRVDHMTIIDSSMEPINYSDFLPTSCVPPEELMEAIEDLITEHMKYAPWKSFCRKVLNDRDIRQRMIMAPGAKTVHHAYIGGLLEHTLQVSRACMALCDIYPNLDRQTLLAGAIFHDLGKAWELSSGIINDYTDEGRLLGHIQIGQDKLEPFLKRSKTLDEGLKLHLKHLITSHHGEHEFGSPVRPKTPEAFILHFADNMDAKLNIIDQAYSDMEKTGQEWSPFMRFLDRNVYRPPATPDITKKKTEKPENQCLLPLKA
- the tmk gene encoding dTMP kinase; amino-acid sequence: MFITFEGIEGTGKTTQITKVKNYFESIGREVFLTLEPGGSRIGKELRRMLLHVDNKDIAPSTELFLYLADRAQHIAQVIRPELEAGKVVLCDRFADSTVVYQGYGRGLDTKTLQQLNEVAVDGLWPNLTILLDIDPELGLKRATLRNIEEGKAKEEGRFEAEHISFHRRIRDGYLTWAALNKDRIKIANADATPDEVFERIKSIIDAKLADS
- a CDS encoding amino acid ABC transporter permease; the encoded protein is MAGLLWFISLGTEKLGYNWQWYRIPQYLWQFTDEGFVWGPLMQGLGVTLQIASISMILMLAIGLATALLRMSDSWVGHSVARLYMELIRNSPLLIQIFFIYFVVAPILDMSAFWAAIIALSLFEGAYASEIFRAGITSIEKGQWEAAKSLGMGPYSMYKHIILPQAVQRVLPPLTSQAISLIKDSALVSTVAILDLTQQGRMIDAETFLTFEIWFTVAAIYLVVTLALSSVVQILEKRSNNYVH